One Methylomonas sp. LL1 DNA window includes the following coding sequences:
- a CDS encoding nucleotidyltransferase family protein, with translation MGGIIGILLAAGASRRFGADKLMHVLPDGDPVAVRACRNLLAGCDGVLAVVRPGSDELAARLRAEGAKVLICDDADQGMAASLSFGISACPSAAGWLVALADMPWIAPVTISKLADALRSGAEIVAPGWQGRRGHPVGFTQVLRPELMALTGDSGAKAVIQAHADWLRIVDCDDPGVIRDIDRPEDLNNLNSRKPL, from the coding sequence ATGGGCGGGATTATTGGCATCTTGTTGGCGGCCGGCGCTAGTCGCCGTTTCGGCGCGGACAAGCTGATGCATGTTTTGCCCGATGGCGATCCGGTGGCGGTGCGCGCCTGCCGGAATTTGTTGGCCGGCTGCGACGGAGTGCTGGCGGTCGTGCGTCCCGGCAGCGACGAGCTGGCTGCCCGGTTACGGGCCGAGGGTGCCAAGGTGTTAATTTGCGACGATGCCGACCAAGGGATGGCTGCCAGCCTATCCTTTGGCATTAGCGCTTGCCCGTCCGCGGCCGGTTGGCTGGTCGCTCTAGCCGACATGCCTTGGATAGCGCCGGTTACGATAAGCAAGCTGGCGGATGCCTTACGTTCGGGCGCGGAGATCGTGGCACCGGGCTGGCAAGGCCGGCGCGGGCACCCGGTGGGTTTTACGCAAGTATTGCGGCCCGAGCTGATGGCTTTGACCGGCGACAGTGGCGCGAAAGCCGTAATTCAGGCTCATGCCGATTGGCTCCGGATCGTGGATTGCGACGATCCGGGCGTGATTCGGGACATCGATCGGCCGGAAGATTTGAATAACCTAAATAGTAGAAAACCCTTGTGA
- a CDS encoding XdhC family protein: MPEILNHQLELHKTRRPYALATVVEILGSSSAKPAAKALIDAAGKVIAGWIGGGCAQSMVSKAALECLEIGEPCVIEIDLTDEIFGAGMPCGGSMRVYVEPVLPKPLLWLMGHGRIVESLCEFAHRLGFDVIVNDAQASVEHFAKAGQIISDDSRYQQLLPQPGDFVVIATHHKGDYDSLTRALHSEAHYIALVSSRKRAQLVLKRLGQEGFSEASLARVRAPAGLDLAAKLPEEIALAIAAEMVLVRRGGIGTPLSRVLPVPDR; the protein is encoded by the coding sequence ATGCCGGAAATCCTCAATCATCAGCTCGAATTGCACAAAACGCGCCGTCCCTATGCGCTGGCCACGGTGGTGGAAATTCTAGGGTCGTCATCGGCCAAGCCGGCGGCCAAGGCGCTGATCGATGCGGCGGGCAAAGTCATCGCCGGCTGGATCGGCGGCGGTTGCGCGCAGTCTATGGTGTCTAAAGCGGCGCTTGAGTGCCTTGAAATCGGAGAACCGTGCGTGATCGAAATTGATTTGACCGACGAAATTTTCGGTGCCGGCATGCCTTGCGGCGGCAGCATGCGGGTTTACGTCGAGCCGGTCTTACCCAAACCGCTGCTGTGGTTGATGGGGCATGGCCGTATCGTGGAGAGCCTGTGCGAGTTTGCTCATCGATTGGGATTCGATGTGATCGTTAATGATGCTCAGGCCAGTGTCGAACATTTTGCCAAAGCCGGTCAAATCATCAGCGACGATAGCCGCTATCAACAATTACTACCGCAACCGGGCGATTTCGTCGTGATAGCCACCCACCACAAGGGCGACTACGACTCATTGACTCGCGCGCTGCATTCCGAAGCCCACTATATCGCCCTGGTTTCCAGCCGAAAGCGGGCACAACTGGTATTGAAACGCTTGGGGCAAGAGGGATTTTCCGAAGCCAGCCTAGCCAGGGTGCGCGCTCCCGCCGGCCTGGATTTGGCCGCGAAGTTACCGGAAGAGATCGCGCTGGCGATTGCCGCCGAGATGGTATTGGTCAGGCGCGGCGGCATCGGCACGCCCTTGAGTAGAGTCTTGCCGGTGCCGGATCGTTAA
- a CDS encoding (2Fe-2S)-binding protein, which translates to MIVLTINGKRRNIDLPADTPLLWVLRDTLELTGTKYGCGISICGACTVLVDGEPARACVTPVSAVLDKSIVTIEAIDQDATGRKVQEAWLNLGVPQCGYCQAGQVMAATALLKRTSSPTDADIDTAMSGNICRCGTYPRIRAAIKQAAGLTEDKP; encoded by the coding sequence ATGATTGTGCTTACTATCAACGGCAAACGCCGTAATATCGATTTACCGGCGGATACTCCGCTACTCTGGGTTCTGCGTGATACGTTGGAGTTGACCGGGACCAAATACGGCTGCGGTATTTCCATCTGCGGCGCCTGTACGGTGCTGGTGGATGGCGAACCCGCCCGAGCCTGCGTGACGCCGGTTTCGGCGGTGCTGGATAAAAGCATCGTGACCATCGAAGCCATCGATCAGGATGCGACCGGGCGTAAGGTGCAGGAAGCCTGGTTGAATCTGGGAGTTCCACAGTGCGGTTATTGCCAGGCCGGACAAGTGATGGCGGCCACGGCCTTGCTCAAACGCACATCAAGCCCGACCGACGCCGACATCGACACGGCAATGAGCGGCAATATCTGCCGTTGCGGTACCTATCCGCGCATTCGCGCCGCTATCAAGCAGGCCGCCGGTTTAACGGAGGATAAGCCATGA